The following coding sequences lie in one Apium graveolens cultivar Ventura chromosome 3, ASM990537v1, whole genome shotgun sequence genomic window:
- the LOC141714384 gene encoding protein FAR1-RELATED SEQUENCE 5-like, with protein sequence MLMGGGGVPYLNQIFQSVDEAGHFFRAYALRNGFAIKIQASHRNKDNEIYGRLYVCRLYGKSVVAESSQNKRRREVLPKSECKVRMYVNYQKKKRHWEVTSLELVHNHGLVSPSKMNLVQRERHVNTATRSLIKTLYSLGVRNCQVMNVIGNIHGGNDKVGFNVQHVRNMLRDERKKRFEISDAQAGLDLLHRLNEESGSKYFIRTEVDEENRLKCLVWIDPRCIMAYQNFGDVMAFDTTYRTNRYAMPFVPFTGVNHHYQSVIFGFALMRDEHASTFEWILRTWLEGVGNNPPLTIITDQDQAMASAIMVVLSNTTHLLCSWHISQKFPEKLAHYYSAFPEFKTDFNNCIYKSLTECVFEARWASFVEKYHLQDHKWLKGLYELKHKWIPAYTRNKFSAFQNSTSRSEGMNSFFDKYVSSATGLKEFIKNAQKALAR encoded by the coding sequence ATGTTGATGGGGGGGGGGGGAGTTCCATATTTGAATCAAATTTTTCAAAGTGTGGATGAGGCCGGTCATTTTTTTAGGGCTTATGCTTTACGAAATGGATTTGCTATTAAAATTCAAGCTAGCCATCGTAATAAAGACAACGAGATATATGGTCGTTTATATGTTTGTAGGCTTTATGGAAAAAGTGTCGTCGCCGAGAGTAGTCAAAATAAACGGCGTAGAGAGGTTCTTCCTAAAAGCGAGTGCAAGGTGAGGATGTAtgtcaattatcaaaagaaaaaacgTCACTGGGAGGTAACTAGCCTTGAATTGGTACATAACCACGGTCTTGTTTCCCCTAGTAAGATGAATTTGGTACAACGAGAAAGACATGTCAACACCGCGACCCGTAGTTTGATTAAAACGCTTTATAGTTTGGGGGTTCGTAATTGTCAAGTGATGAATGTGATTGGTAACATTCATGGAGGTAATGACAAAGTTGGTTTCAATGTTCAacatgttaggaatatgttaagAGACGAGAGGAAGAAAAGGTTTGAGATTAGTGACGCCCAAGCGGGGTTGGACTTGTTGCATAGGTTGAATGAAGAAAGTggttctaaatattttattaggaCCGAAGTCGATGAAGAGAATCGCTTGAAGTGTCTAGTATGGATTGATCCGAGATGTATAATGGCTTACCAAAATTTTGGCGATGTTATGGCTTTTGATACCACTTATCGGACAAATAGGTATGCAATGCCATTTGTCCCATTTACCGGAGTCAATCATCATTATCAATCGGTAATTTTCGGGTTTGCATTGATGCGGGATGAACACGCATCGACTTTTGAGTGGATTCTTCGTACTTGGCTTGAAGGTGTGGGGAATAATCCTCCATTGACTATAATCACGGATCAAGATCAAGCCATGGCAAGTGCTATTATGGTTGTACTCTCGAATACTACCCATTTATTGTGTTCTTGGCACATTAGTCAAAAATTCCCGGAGAAATTAGCTCATTATTATTCGGCTTTTCCGGAATTCAAGACAGACTTCAACAATTGCATTTATAAATCTCTCACCGAATGTGTTTTTGAAGCTAGATGGGCGTCGTTTGTGGAAAAGTATCACTTGCAAGATCATAAATGGTTAAAGGGGTTATATGAGTTGAAGCACAAGTGGATTCCTGCATATACTAGAAACAAATTTTCGGCGTTTCAAAATAGTACATCGAGGAGTGAGGGGATGAATTCTTTCTTTGATAAGTATGTGAGTTCGGCAACGGGTTTGAAGGAATTCATTAAAAATGCCCAAAAAGCATTGGCAAGGTAA